From Woronichinia naegeliana WA131, the proteins below share one genomic window:
- a CDS encoding IS4 family transposase, whose amino-acid sequence MKISKEEKSKLGGKIMMVVEAFTQRPVTLWYTENDKSNDKIWCEELAAKLPENGLILVDMGFFSFVWFDLLTEAKKFFLTRFRAGTSYKTKQVLSQGSHYRDEIIIMGNYRSNPCKHPVRLVSVLWGTIWYQYLTNVLSPEQLSAEEVCDLYRRRWTIEEAFLLTKRLLGLAYLWVGNKNGVQIQIICTLIFYTVLNQLVGEVAIALNQPKEKISVEMVFRSLYYVAKAGATFS is encoded by the coding sequence ATGAAAATAAGTAAAGAAGAAAAGAGTAAATTGGGGGGTAAAATAATGATGGTAGTGGAAGCCTTTACCCAAAGACCCGTTACTTTATGGTACACAGAAAATGATAAATCAAATGATAAAATATGGTGTGAAGAATTGGCAGCTAAATTACCAGAAAATGGTTTAATTCTCGTAGATATGGGATTTTTTAGCTTTGTGTGGTTTGATTTGTTAACAGAAGCTAAAAAGTTTTTTCTAACCAGATTTAGAGCGGGTACATCTTACAAAACCAAACAAGTATTGTCTCAAGGTAGTCATTACAGAGATGAGATTATCATTATGGGAAATTACCGTTCTAATCCTTGCAAGCATCCGGTGAGATTAGTCTCAGTATTATGGGGAACAATCTGGTATCAGTATTTAACAAATGTGTTGTCTCCCGAACAACTGTCCGCCGAAGAGGTCTGTGATTTATATCGAAGACGATGGACAATCGAAGAAGCCTTTTTATTAACGAAAAGACTTTTAGGACTAGCCTATTTATGGGTAGGGAATAAGAATGGTGTCCAAATCCAGATTATTTGCACTTTGATTTTCTATACGGTCTTAAATCAATTGGTAGGGGAAGTGGCGATTGCTCTAAATCAACCGAAAGAAAAAATCTCAGTAGAGATGGTGTTTCGGAGTCTATACTATGTAGCGAAGGCGGGTGCGACCTTTAGTTGA